One Elusimicrobiota bacterium genomic region harbors:
- a CDS encoding DUF2914 domain-containing protein translates to MKKGFVVVLLFVGLVGGSFVRAEEAAVKTPAVTAAPAAATLSVTDFAFCKSVETRQPVDKAEVFAPEVGKVYLWATITGATEPTEVKHVWYFNSVKVAEISIAVKYPRYRLWSYKTILPEQIGDWKVDIVDAAGNVIKSATFKIQKAEAPKQ, encoded by the coding sequence ATGAAGAAAGGGTTTGTTGTTGTGTTGTTGTTTGTTGGTTTGGTTGGCGGCAGTTTTGTCAGAGCGGAAGAGGCTGCTGTAAAAACACCTGCTGTTACCGCTGCTCCTGCTGCTGCAACTTTGAGTGTAACGGATTTTGCTTTTTGTAAGAGCGTAGAAACCCGCCAGCCGGTTGATAAAGCAGAGGTTTTTGCACCTGAAGTAGGCAAAGTTTATTTATGGGCGACTATTACCGGAGCAACTGAGCCGACAGAAGTAAAACATGTTTGGTATTTTAACAGCGTAAAAGTTGCAGAAATTTCAATTGCAGTAAAATATCCGCGCTATCGCCTCTGGTCATATAAAACAATTCTTCCGGAACAGATTGGTGACTGGAAAGTTGACATTGTGGACGCAGCCGGAAATGTTATTAAATCAGCAACGTTCAAGATACAAAAAGCAGAAGCTCCAAAACAATAA
- a CDS encoding flavin reductase, with protein sequence MLNKFKKIEVEQIEDNTFKLIGADWMLITAGTMESFNTMTANWGGFGVLWFKKVCFCFIRPIRHTYSFIEKSDSFTLSFFEEKYRSVLDLCGSTSGKKVDKIAKTGITPVKGKLGVYFSEARLVIECKKIYCQDINPNGFLDPEIYKNYPNKDYHRMYIGEVKNCLMK encoded by the coding sequence ATGTTAAACAAATTCAAAAAAATAGAGGTTGAACAAATAGAAGACAATACGTTTAAGCTGATAGGTGCCGATTGGATGTTAATAACGGCAGGTACTATGGAATCTTTTAACACAATGACAGCAAATTGGGGAGGGTTCGGTGTTCTGTGGTTTAAAAAGGTTTGTTTTTGTTTTATCAGGCCTATACGGCATACTTATAGTTTTATTGAAAAATCCGATTCATTCACGCTTTCTTTTTTTGAAGAAAAATATAGAAGTGTTTTAGATTTATGCGGTTCTACGTCGGGTAAAAAAGTAGACAAGATAGCTAAAACGGGTATAACTCCTGTAAAAGGTAAATTGGGTGTATATTTTTCAGAAGCAAGGCTTGTCATAGAATGTAAAAAGATATATTGCCAGGATATTAATCCTAACGGTTTCCTTGACCCGGAAATTTATAAAAATTATCCCAATAAAGATTATCACAGAATGTACATCGGTGAAGTGAAGAATTGTCTAATGAAGTAA